The following are encoded in a window of Amycolatopsis lexingtonensis genomic DNA:
- a CDS encoding DJ-1/PfpI family protein gives MTDEQKTLAFVVYPGLTPLDLVGPLQVLSALAQMDAGYRTVVVGASTDPVGTDTPLRVAPSHTFEEVPAPYAVLVPGGTVPTLRAMADERLLAWLRTAAAGAELVTSVCTGSLILGAAGLLEGKQATTHWMFRDVLPGLGATPVARRWVEDGSVITAAGVSAGIDLALHLVERLAGRQVATNIQFAIEYDPEPPQGALDWANQPYGDLKPLREHTLRQGLAEHPELLGKLLAHT, from the coding sequence ATGACCGATGAGCAGAAGACCCTCGCCTTCGTCGTTTACCCCGGGCTGACGCCGCTCGACCTCGTGGGCCCGCTGCAGGTGCTCAGCGCGCTCGCGCAAATGGACGCCGGCTACCGGACCGTCGTCGTCGGCGCGAGCACGGACCCCGTCGGCACGGACACGCCGCTGCGCGTCGCCCCGAGCCACACCTTCGAGGAGGTCCCGGCGCCGTACGCGGTGCTCGTCCCCGGCGGCACCGTGCCGACGCTGCGGGCGATGGCCGACGAGCGCCTCCTCGCCTGGCTGCGCACCGCGGCCGCGGGCGCGGAGCTGGTGACGTCGGTCTGCACCGGGTCGCTGATCCTCGGGGCGGCGGGCCTCCTCGAAGGCAAGCAGGCGACCACGCACTGGATGTTCCGCGACGTCCTCCCCGGGCTGGGTGCCACGCCGGTCGCGCGGCGATGGGTCGAGGACGGCTCCGTGATCACCGCCGCCGGGGTGTCCGCGGGCATCGACCTGGCGCTGCACCTGGTGGAACGGCTGGCCGGGCGGCAGGTCGCGACGAACATCCAGTTCGCCATCGAGTACGACCCCGAGCCGCCGCAGGGCGCGCTGGACTGGGCGAACCAGCCGTACGGCGACCTCAAGCCGTTGCGGGAACACACCCTGCGTCAAGGGCTGGCAGAGCACCCCGAACTGCTGGGGAAGCTGCTCGCGCACACCTGA
- a CDS encoding TetR/AcrR family transcriptional regulator, with the protein MPPDEPPKLTLRERKKREARKALAQAALRLTLDRGLENVKVEDIATEVGVSPRTFNNYFSSKEQAVCSVVVDRHEGMREALLARPDGEPLWESVKHAVLEQYSREGEPDRAYVARIRELMGRLMLRGEFLNAHAAVERVLAETIAKRVGGVDHLLCRLMAASVESAVRVAFTNWFTTEGEPFLPILERLLNELSAGMPTLTAGTAAPQPEPTTTALGESLC; encoded by the coding sequence ATGCCGCCGGACGAACCACCCAAGCTGACCCTGCGCGAGCGCAAGAAGCGCGAAGCACGCAAGGCGCTCGCCCAGGCGGCACTGCGGCTGACGCTGGACCGCGGGCTGGAGAACGTGAAGGTCGAGGACATCGCCACCGAAGTGGGCGTGTCACCCCGCACATTCAACAACTACTTCTCCAGCAAGGAGCAGGCGGTCTGCTCGGTCGTCGTCGACCGGCACGAGGGGATGCGCGAAGCCCTGCTCGCGCGGCCGGACGGCGAGCCGCTCTGGGAGTCCGTCAAGCACGCGGTGCTCGAGCAATATTCGCGTGAAGGCGAACCCGATCGCGCGTATGTTGCGCGTATCCGGGAGCTGATGGGACGGCTCATGCTGCGCGGGGAGTTCCTCAACGCCCACGCGGCCGTCGAGCGCGTCCTGGCCGAAACGATCGCGAAACGGGTGGGCGGTGTGGACCACCTGTTGTGCCGGCTGATGGCGGCATCCGTGGAAAGCGCTGTCCGGGTGGCCTTCACCAACTGGTTCACGACCGAAGGCGAGCCGTTCCTGCCGATCCTGGAACGGCTGCTCAACGAGCTTTCCGCGGGGATGCCCACCCTGACCGCCGGCACCGCCGCTCCGCAACCCGAACCGACCACCACCGCACTGGGGGAATCGTTGTGCTAG
- a CDS encoding BTAD domain-containing putative transcriptional regulator, which yields MRFQVLGPMTASVPLPSAAQPRRLLAVLLARAGQFVGRDTLVDELWPDGAPSSAAAIVQVTVSKLRKTLSPGLGAAEAGQRLRSGPRGYALTVEPGELDADEFLTWLSAGADDRAQRRRALERALACWRGDAFADVAGGPLLEAHKLWLEDRRSAALLQLVELELADGDGGSVVERLGPVVAARPADERFAARLAAALGTVGRRESALEVLRRTRRALWEEAGVWPGADLVAVYRRIAGTEWTTPGPPAQLPPAVPDFTGRAAELAGVTRALRGPAPVVLHGAAGAGKSALAVQAAWRVRRRFPDGQLTASLRGPDGTPAEPAAVLAGFLRALGATPAELADRAGLPGLWRGYTADRRLLVLLEDAASEAQVRALLPSGPGCAALVTTRRELPGLCGAHPVPVAELSTEDAWALLAAVAGEARLRAEPEAAQRLLGRCGGLALAVRIAGVRLAARPNLRVAELAARLADDRRRLDELTAGDLGVRAAVTSALRERPAADVALLRLLAEFDGAVPDWSAAALLDRPTAEARDRLDGLAAAHLRDPAGTVPPFVRLVLAEGAPGEVDPAALRRACEAALVLARHALGRPAAERGSADAAGSPTPAKPDPAVLRRIAEDPVAWAAAETGHLAAAVRLAGAHGWHELTEQLADACTALAGTPWLGHAARAVTVAGLAAARRRRDPRAEAEKLYNLGAVHWQHGHARQARNYFAMAEHRFRLLDDPRGTGTALAALADVHLDGGDPCAAEAELREALELLRACGDRRGQAAAAAQLGSLAEDVGDVRRAVESFEVSMLLARECDDGRLHDQAAKRYADVLRRHGGCDQAADLLTGALGGAVRTRERHWEAHVLRSLGDLHTEAGELADGQRCLTRSLALFDQIGHRHAAAYTHRSLAEARRLAGDPAGARRHLLAAMGVFRELRDRRGAGYALLSLGRTHAAEDAAPEAARCLRGAAGLFRELGFPLWELRALGELASVTGESPARDRRRELLTKIRT from the coding sequence GTGCGGTTCCAGGTGCTCGGCCCGATGACGGCCTCCGTCCCGCTGCCCTCGGCGGCCCAGCCGCGGCGGCTGCTCGCCGTCCTGCTCGCCCGCGCCGGCCAGTTCGTCGGCCGCGACACGCTGGTCGACGAGCTGTGGCCGGACGGCGCGCCGTCGAGCGCCGCGGCGATCGTGCAGGTCACCGTGTCGAAGCTGCGCAAGACGCTCTCACCCGGCCTCGGTGCGGCCGAGGCCGGGCAGCGGCTGCGGTCCGGGCCGCGGGGGTACGCGCTGACGGTCGAGCCGGGCGAGCTGGACGCGGACGAGTTCCTGACGTGGCTGTCGGCGGGCGCCGACGACCGCGCCCAGCGCCGTCGCGCGCTCGAACGGGCGCTGGCCTGCTGGCGGGGCGACGCGTTCGCCGACGTCGCCGGCGGGCCGCTGCTGGAGGCGCACAAGCTGTGGCTGGAGGACCGGCGCTCGGCGGCCCTGCTGCAGCTGGTCGAGCTGGAGCTGGCCGACGGCGACGGCGGGTCGGTGGTCGAGCGGCTCGGGCCGGTGGTCGCGGCCCGGCCGGCCGACGAGCGGTTCGCCGCCCGGCTCGCTGCCGCGCTCGGCACGGTCGGCCGCCGCGAATCGGCGCTGGAGGTGCTCCGCCGCACCCGGCGGGCGCTCTGGGAAGAGGCGGGGGTGTGGCCGGGCGCGGACCTCGTCGCGGTGTACCGCCGGATCGCCGGCACCGAGTGGACGACGCCGGGCCCGCCCGCCCAGCTCCCGCCCGCCGTACCCGACTTCACCGGCCGCGCGGCCGAACTCGCCGGCGTCACGCGTGCCTTGCGGGGACCGGCGCCGGTCGTGCTGCACGGCGCCGCCGGGGCCGGGAAGTCCGCGCTGGCCGTGCAGGCCGCGTGGCGCGTCCGCCGCCGTTTTCCCGACGGCCAGCTGACGGCGTCGCTGCGCGGTCCGGACGGGACGCCCGCCGAACCCGCGGCCGTGCTGGCGGGGTTCCTGCGCGCACTCGGGGCGACGCCCGCGGAACTTGCCGACCGCGCGGGCCTGCCCGGCCTCTGGCGCGGCTACACCGCCGACCGGCGGCTGCTGGTGCTGCTGGAAGACGCCGCGTCCGAAGCCCAGGTGCGTGCGCTGCTCCCGAGCGGCCCCGGCTGCGCGGCGCTGGTCACCACCCGCCGCGAGCTGCCCGGCCTCTGCGGCGCGCACCCGGTCCCGGTGGCCGAGCTGTCCACAGAGGACGCTTGGGCGCTGCTGGCCGCCGTCGCGGGAGAGGCACGGCTGCGCGCGGAACCCGAAGCGGCGCAACGGCTTCTCGGCCGGTGCGGCGGGCTCGCACTGGCCGTCCGGATCGCCGGGGTGCGCCTCGCGGCCCGGCCGAACCTGCGGGTCGCCGAACTGGCTGCCCGCCTGGCCGACGACCGGCGGCGCCTCGACGAGCTGACCGCGGGCGACCTGGGTGTCCGTGCCGCGGTGACGTCGGCACTGCGCGAGCGGCCCGCGGCCGACGTCGCGCTGCTGAGGCTGCTCGCCGAGTTTGATGGGGCAGTCCCGGACTGGTCGGCGGCGGCGCTGCTCGACCGCCCGACGGCGGAAGCCCGCGACCGGCTCGACGGGCTGGCCGCCGCGCACTTGCGGGACCCGGCGGGCACGGTCCCGCCGTTCGTGCGGCTGGTGCTGGCGGAGGGTGCGCCGGGGGAGGTGGATCCGGCCGCGCTGCGCCGTGCTTGCGAGGCCGCGCTGGTATTGGCGCGGCATGCGCTCGGCCGCCCAGCGGCTGAGCGGGGATCGGCGGATGCGGCGGGCAGCCCCACCCCAGCCAAGCCCGACCCGGCGGTGCTCCGCCGCATCGCCGAGGACCCCGTCGCCTGGGCCGCCGCCGAAACCGGGCACCTCGCGGCCGCCGTTCGGCTGGCCGGGGCGCATGGCTGGCACGAGCTGACCGAACAGCTCGCGGACGCCTGCACCGCGCTCGCCGGCACGCCGTGGCTCGGGCACGCGGCCCGTGCGGTCACCGTGGCCGGGCTGGCCGCGGCGCGGCGGCGCCGCGATCCTCGCGCGGAGGCCGAGAAGCTCTACAACCTCGGCGCCGTGCACTGGCAGCACGGGCACGCGCGGCAGGCGCGGAACTACTTCGCGATGGCCGAGCACCGCTTCCGGCTCCTGGACGATCCGCGGGGGACCGGTACGGCGCTGGCCGCGCTCGCCGACGTCCACCTCGACGGCGGTGACCCGTGCGCCGCCGAAGCCGAGCTGCGGGAAGCGCTCGAGTTGCTGCGGGCCTGCGGGGACCGGCGCGGGCAGGCGGCCGCGGCGGCGCAGCTGGGGTCGCTGGCCGAAGACGTCGGCGATGTGCGGCGGGCGGTCGAGAGCTTCGAAGTCAGCATGCTGCTCGCCCGCGAATGCGACGACGGCCGCTTGCACGACCAGGCCGCGAAGCGCTACGCCGACGTCCTGCGCCGCCACGGTGGGTGCGACCAGGCGGCGGACCTGCTCACCGGTGCGCTCGGCGGCGCCGTCCGCACGCGGGAGCGGCACTGGGAGGCGCACGTCCTGCGCAGCCTCGGCGACCTGCACACCGAAGCCGGGGAACTCGCCGACGGGCAGCGGTGCCTGACGCGGTCGCTGGCGCTGTTCGACCAGATCGGGCACCGGCACGCCGCCGCCTACACCCACCGCAGCCTGGCCGAAGCCCGCCGCCTCGCGGGGGATCCGGCGGGGGCGCGGCGGCACCTGCTGGCCGCCATGGGCGTGTTCCGGGAGCTGCGCGACCGCCGCGGTGCCGGGTACGCCCTGCTCAGCCTGGGCCGGACGCACGCGGCCGAGGACGCCGCACCCGAGGCGGCGCGGTGCCTGCGCGGCGCGGCCGGGCTGTTCCGCGAGCTCGGATTTCCGCTGTGGGAACTGCGCGCGCTGGGGGAACTGGCGAGCGTGACCGGTGAATCCCCGGCCCGTGACCGCCGTCGTGAACTCTTGACGAAGATCAGGACCTGA
- a CDS encoding SPW repeat protein codes for MTSHSTPAPRPRTALIGAAAGFVLLAGLYLVLAPWIAGFGGAGVLALSDTLVGLVLIALAIARTATRRLALIGWVVPVLGAWAAVSPWLLRHGGETPPSTGALIGNVVAGAVVVVAGVALARRVSS; via the coding sequence ATGACTTCGCACAGCACCCCGGCTCCCCGCCCGCGCACGGCGCTGATCGGCGCCGCGGCGGGCTTCGTCCTGCTGGCCGGGCTCTACCTGGTCCTGGCCCCGTGGATCGCCGGTTTCGGCGGCGCGGGCGTGCTCGCGCTGAGCGACACCCTGGTCGGCCTGGTCCTGATCGCGCTGGCGATCGCCCGCACGGCCACCCGGCGGCTCGCCCTGATCGGCTGGGTCGTCCCGGTACTGGGCGCGTGGGCCGCCGTTTCGCCGTGGCTGCTTCGCCACGGCGGCGAAACCCCGCCGTCGACGGGTGCCCTGATCGGCAACGTCGTGGCGGGCGCCGTGGTCGTCGTCGCGGGCGTGGCGCTGGCCCGGCGGGTCAGTTCTTGA
- a CDS encoding ABC transporter ATP-binding protein, translated as MLVKLLRSHLRPYRSTLWVIVLLQLVQTIAMLYLPTLNADIVDNGLIKGDMDYIIRVGAMMLVITLAQIAGSIGAVYFGARTAMAIGRDIRAGVFHRVQDFSAREVGQFGTPSLITRTTNDVQQIQMLVLMTLTLMVSAPIMCIGGIILALNLDVPLSSLLLVIVPVLAVAVGTIITKMRPAFRLMQERIDRINQILREQIMGIRVIRAFVRDKHERERFDVANDQLLTVSLRVGRLMALMFPIVMLVMNASSVAVLWFGGQRIDSGSMQIGAMTAFLSYLLQILMAVMMATFMFMMVPRAEVSAERISEVLDTESSVRPPVSPIRPGAVHGHLELSGVEFRYPGAEKPVLCDISLIGRPGETTAVIGSTGTGKTTLLNLIPRLMDATRGTVKVDGVDVRDLDPAVLARAVGLVPQKPYLFAGTVASNLRYGNPDATDEELWHALEVAQGKDFVEAMPEGLDAPIAQGGTNVSGGQRQRLAIARMLVHKPEIYLFDDSFSALDYATDAALRRALVAETAEATVVIVAQRVSTIRGADRIIVLDEGRVVGTGTHHELMDGNETYREIVLSQLTEQEAA; from the coding sequence GTGCTAGTCAAGCTCCTGCGCAGCCACCTGCGCCCGTACCGGAGCACGCTGTGGGTGATCGTCCTGCTCCAGCTCGTGCAGACGATCGCCATGCTCTACCTGCCGACGCTGAACGCCGACATCGTCGACAACGGCCTCATCAAGGGCGACATGGACTACATCATCCGCGTCGGCGCGATGATGCTCGTCATCACGCTCGCGCAGATCGCCGGCTCGATCGGCGCGGTGTACTTCGGCGCCCGCACCGCGATGGCGATCGGCCGCGACATCCGCGCCGGCGTCTTCCACCGGGTGCAGGACTTCTCGGCCCGCGAGGTCGGCCAGTTCGGCACGCCGTCGCTGATCACCCGCACCACCAACGACGTCCAGCAGATCCAGATGCTGGTGCTGATGACGCTCACGCTGATGGTGTCCGCGCCGATCATGTGCATCGGCGGCATCATCCTGGCGCTCAACCTCGACGTGCCGCTGTCGTCACTGCTGCTGGTCATCGTGCCGGTGCTGGCGGTCGCGGTCGGCACGATCATCACGAAGATGCGCCCGGCGTTCCGGCTGATGCAGGAGCGCATCGACCGGATCAACCAGATCCTGCGCGAGCAGATCATGGGCATCCGCGTCATCCGGGCGTTCGTCCGCGACAAGCACGAGCGGGAGCGCTTCGACGTCGCCAACGACCAGCTGCTCACCGTGTCGCTGCGGGTCGGCCGCCTGATGGCGCTGATGTTCCCGATCGTCATGCTGGTCATGAACGCCTCCAGCGTCGCCGTGCTGTGGTTCGGCGGGCAGCGGATCGACTCGGGCAGCATGCAGATCGGCGCGATGACCGCGTTCCTGTCCTACCTGCTGCAGATCCTGATGGCCGTCATGATGGCCACGTTCATGTTCATGATGGTGCCGCGCGCGGAGGTCAGCGCCGAGCGGATCAGCGAGGTGCTCGACACCGAGTCGAGCGTCCGCCCGCCGGTGTCGCCGATCCGGCCCGGCGCGGTGCACGGGCACCTGGAGCTGTCAGGTGTCGAGTTCCGCTATCCCGGCGCGGAAAAGCCGGTGCTGTGCGACATTTCGCTGATCGGGCGGCCGGGTGAGACCACCGCGGTGATCGGCTCGACGGGCACCGGCAAGACCACGCTGCTCAACCTGATCCCGCGCCTGATGGACGCCACCCGCGGCACGGTGAAGGTGGACGGCGTCGACGTCCGCGACCTGGACCCGGCGGTGCTCGCCCGCGCGGTCGGGCTGGTGCCGCAGAAGCCGTACCTGTTCGCCGGCACGGTGGCGAGCAACCTGCGCTACGGCAACCCGGACGCGACCGACGAAGAGCTGTGGCACGCGCTGGAAGTGGCGCAGGGCAAGGACTTCGTCGAAGCCATGCCGGAGGGCCTGGACGCCCCGATCGCCCAGGGCGGCACGAACGTCTCGGGCGGTCAGCGCCAGCGGCTCGCGATCGCGCGGATGCTGGTGCACAAGCCGGAGATCTACCTGTTCGACGACTCGTTCTCCGCGCTCGACTACGCGACCGACGCGGCCCTGCGCCGCGCGCTGGTGGCGGAAACGGCCGAGGCGACGGTGGTCATCGTGGCGCAGCGGGTCAGCACGATCCGCGGCGCCGACCGGATCATCGTCCTCGACGAAGGCCGCGTCGTCGGCACCGGCACCCACCACGAACTCATGGACGGCAACGAAACCTACCGGGAGATCGTGCTGTCCCAGCTCACCGAACAGGAGGCGGCGTGA
- a CDS encoding ABC transporter ATP-binding protein yields the protein MSTTESPKAAVTEAGERPTAERHKNTGAATVGPGRWMAGGAPPEKALDFKGSLKRLLRLLRPQRVALIGVLVLGAASVTLTVIGPKILGQATDAILAGVLGKQVPPGVTKEQIVAGLRARGDGTLADIYSRVDLVPGVGIDFDKVGQILLTVLALFVISSFFGLIQARLTTTLVQQAVYRLREEVEAKFSRLPLKYFDRQPRGEVLSRVTNDIDNLAMSLQQTLSQIVSSLLTVIGVLIMMFLISPLLAVIALLTVPLSAVVAAKIGKRAQPNFIKQWSTTGKLNAHVEEMYTGHSLVKVFGRRDEAAAIFDKQNDTLYQASFRAQFISGMIQPAMMFIGNLSYVLVAVIGALRVASGSLTLGEVQAFIQYSRQFSQPVTQIASMANLLQSGVASAERVFALLDAEEQGPEPASPERPSPVRGRVEFQDVSFRYLPDKPLIDDLSLTVEPGQTVAIVGPTGAGKTTLVNLLMRFYELDGGRITLDGVDIAKMNREELRDQTGMVLQDAWLFGGTIAENIAYGADNPTHEEIVEAAKATHVDRFVRTLPDGYETVLDDEGGTVSAGEKQLITVARAFLAKPVILILDEATSSVDTRTEVLIQRAMNSLRSGRTSFVIAHRLSTIRDADVILVMEHGQIVEQGDHETLLRSGGAYARLYAAQFAEAMAETD from the coding sequence GTGAGCACCACGGAATCGCCCAAAGCCGCCGTCACCGAGGCCGGGGAACGGCCGACCGCCGAGCGGCACAAGAACACCGGTGCCGCGACCGTAGGGCCCGGCCGCTGGATGGCCGGCGGCGCGCCGCCGGAGAAAGCGCTCGACTTCAAGGGTTCGCTGAAGCGGCTGCTGCGGCTGCTGCGCCCGCAGCGGGTCGCGCTCATCGGCGTGCTCGTGCTCGGCGCGGCCAGCGTCACGCTCACCGTGATCGGCCCGAAGATCCTCGGCCAGGCCACCGACGCGATCCTCGCCGGCGTGCTCGGCAAGCAGGTGCCGCCGGGCGTCACGAAGGAACAGATCGTCGCCGGGCTGCGCGCCCGCGGCGACGGCACGCTCGCCGACATCTACAGCCGCGTCGACCTCGTGCCCGGCGTCGGCATCGACTTCGACAAGGTCGGGCAGATCCTGCTCACCGTGCTGGCGCTGTTCGTGATTTCGTCGTTCTTCGGACTGATCCAGGCCCGGCTGACGACGACGCTGGTGCAGCAGGCGGTGTACCGGCTGCGCGAAGAGGTCGAGGCCAAGTTCTCGCGGCTGCCGCTGAAGTACTTCGACCGCCAGCCGCGCGGCGAGGTGCTTTCCCGCGTCACCAACGACATCGACAACCTGGCGATGTCGTTGCAGCAGACGTTGTCGCAGATCGTCTCGTCGCTGCTGACGGTGATCGGCGTGCTGATCATGATGTTCCTGATCTCGCCGCTGCTGGCGGTGATCGCGCTGCTCACGGTGCCGCTCTCGGCCGTGGTGGCGGCGAAGATCGGCAAGCGGGCGCAGCCGAACTTCATCAAGCAGTGGTCGACGACCGGCAAGCTCAACGCGCACGTCGAGGAGATGTACACCGGCCACTCGCTGGTCAAGGTGTTCGGCCGCCGCGACGAGGCCGCGGCGATCTTCGACAAGCAGAACGACACCCTGTACCAGGCCAGCTTCCGGGCGCAGTTCATCTCCGGCATGATCCAGCCGGCGATGATGTTCATCGGCAACCTGAGCTACGTGCTGGTGGCGGTGATCGGCGCGCTGCGCGTGGCGTCGGGCAGCCTGACCCTCGGCGAGGTGCAGGCGTTCATCCAGTACTCGCGCCAGTTCAGCCAGCCGGTCACTCAGATCGCGAGCATGGCGAACCTGCTGCAGTCCGGCGTCGCGTCGGCCGAGCGGGTGTTCGCGCTGCTCGACGCCGAGGAGCAGGGCCCGGAACCGGCTTCGCCGGAGCGTCCCTCGCCGGTGCGCGGCCGGGTCGAGTTCCAGGACGTGTCCTTCCGCTACCTGCCCGACAAGCCGCTGATCGACGACCTGTCGCTGACCGTGGAACCCGGCCAGACGGTGGCGATCGTCGGCCCGACCGGCGCGGGCAAGACGACGCTGGTCAACCTGCTCATGCGCTTCTACGAGCTGGACGGCGGCCGGATCACGCTCGACGGCGTCGACATCGCGAAGATGAACCGTGAGGAGCTGCGCGACCAGACCGGCATGGTGCTGCAGGACGCGTGGCTGTTCGGCGGCACGATCGCGGAGAACATCGCCTACGGCGCGGACAACCCGACGCACGAGGAGATCGTCGAAGCCGCGAAGGCGACGCACGTGGACCGTTTCGTCCGCACGCTCCCGGACGGCTACGAGACGGTGCTCGACGACGAAGGCGGCACGGTCAGCGCGGGCGAGAAGCAGCTGATCACGGTGGCGCGGGCGTTCCTGGCCAAGCCGGTGATCCTGATCCTCGACGAGGCGACGAGTTCGGTGGACACCCGGACCGAGGTGCTCATCCAGCGGGCGATGAACTCGCTGCGCAGCGGCCGGACGAGTTTCGTGATCGCGCACCGGCTGTCGACCATCCGCGACGCCGACGTGATCCTGGTGATGGAGCACGGGCAGATCGTCGAGCAGGGCGACCACGAAACGCTGCTGCGCAGCGGTGGCGCTTACGCCCGGCTGTACGCGGCCCAGTTCGCGGAGGCGATGGCCGAGACGGACTGA
- a CDS encoding DNA polymerase ligase N-terminal domain-containing protein: MADRLEEYRGKRGKDRTPEPWPDGPPEPGDDDLFVIQEHHATRLHWDFRLERDGVLVSWAVPKGLPLSPGVSRLAVHTEDHPMEYLTFEGEIPAGEYGGGRMTVWDTGKYETLHWNDHKVEVVFHGGRARGKYLFLNRHDEDDRDWTLRRLDPAEPGHEDAPEFLEPMTAVPGDLPADDDAWSYEFAWGGLRTMLLVSGGRVTAHDETGADVTGRYPELHKLGEELGSTEVLLDGEVVVIKDGKPYADGLEERRKADGAAAKRLKTHCPVFYFASDVLHLDGKPTLDLPYTKRRELLDGLAIEDRHWQVPRYYAGGGEAVAGASRQHGLPGVIAKRADSPYRPGDGSGDWLLIKN; encoded by the coding sequence ATGGCCGACAGACTCGAGGAATACCGCGGCAAACGCGGCAAGGACCGCACCCCCGAACCCTGGCCGGACGGCCCGCCCGAGCCCGGGGACGACGACCTCTTCGTCATCCAGGAGCACCACGCCACCCGCCTGCACTGGGACTTCCGCCTGGAGCGCGACGGCGTGCTCGTCTCCTGGGCCGTGCCCAAGGGCCTGCCGCTCTCCCCCGGCGTCTCCCGGCTCGCCGTGCACACCGAAGACCACCCCATGGAGTACCTCACCTTCGAGGGCGAGATCCCGGCGGGCGAATACGGCGGCGGCCGGATGACGGTGTGGGACACCGGGAAGTACGAAACCCTGCACTGGAACGACCACAAGGTCGAGGTCGTCTTCCACGGCGGCCGCGCCCGCGGCAAGTACCTGTTCCTCAACCGGCACGACGAGGACGACCGCGACTGGACCCTGCGGCGCCTCGATCCCGCCGAGCCCGGGCACGAAGACGCGCCCGAATTCCTCGAACCGATGACCGCGGTGCCCGGCGATCTGCCCGCCGACGACGACGCGTGGTCCTACGAATTCGCCTGGGGCGGCCTGCGGACGATGCTGCTGGTCAGCGGCGGCCGGGTCACCGCGCACGACGAAACCGGCGCCGACGTCACCGGGCGGTACCCCGAGCTGCACAAGCTCGGCGAAGAGCTCGGCTCGACCGAAGTGCTGCTGGACGGCGAAGTCGTCGTCATCAAGGACGGCAAGCCCTACGCGGACGGTCTCGAAGAGCGCCGCAAGGCCGACGGCGCCGCCGCCAAGCGCCTCAAGACCCACTGCCCGGTGTTCTACTTCGCCTCCGACGTCCTGCACCTCGACGGCAAGCCGACCCTGGACCTGCCGTACACGAAACGCCGGGAGCTCCTCGACGGCCTGGCCATCGAGGACCGGCACTGGCAGGTGCCGCGCTACTACGCCGGTGGCGGCGAGGCCGTCGCCGGGGCCAGCCGGCAGCACGGCCTGCCCGGCGTCATCGCGAAACGGGCCGACAGCCCGTACCGGCCCGGCGACGGCTCGGGCGACTGGCTGCTGATCAAGAACTGA